TGGTCCTGCCAGCTTTGCTGGGGGCGGGGCTGGAAGGGCATAAAGTCAAGGGGGCTGTAGGGTTCGCGGTTGCGCTCGCGATTGACGTTGGCGATGGTGGAAGCGACGATGCCGGCATGCAGGTCGAAGCGCTCGAGGCCGAAGGGTTCGAGGTTGTAGTAGGCGATCCACTCGCTGAATTCGAGCGAGGAGATAGAGCGTTGGAGTTCGGCGACAGAACGGCCGAGAGCGAGGGCTAGGCGGAACCAGAATCTTCGCTCTGGCCGTTCTTC
Above is a window of Caldilineales bacterium DNA encoding:
- a CDS encoding DUF4035 domain-containing protein, whose protein sequence is MSSLEFSEWIAYYNLEPFGLERFDLHAGIVASTIANVNRERNREPYSPLDFMPFQPRPQQSWQDQLALVEQLNILFGGSDTRTSPE